One window of the Oceanicaulis sp. genome contains the following:
- a CDS encoding TatD family hydrolase, translated as MLIDTHVNIHGEDYADDLDAVLDRARAAGVSPMIAICCRLSDFAAVSAIAEAHDDVWCTIGAHPHHAKDRPDITADELIEIARHPKVVAIGETGLDFHYGYSPAEAQFASLRAHIEAARRTGLPIILHCREADQEMAGLLEEEMGKGAYRPLLHCYTGGAELARRAAALGAYFSASGIITFKKAEDVRDVFRDVVPGDRVIVETDCPYLAPVPHRGQRNEPAFLPHVAAKLGELKGWTEDETAQNTTRAALSLFNRIAAGR; from the coding sequence ATGCTCATCGACACCCATGTGAACATCCACGGCGAGGATTACGCCGACGATCTGGACGCCGTGCTCGACAGGGCGCGCGCAGCCGGGGTGAGCCCGATGATCGCGATCTGCTGCCGGCTTTCCGATTTTGCGGCGGTCTCTGCGATCGCAGAGGCCCATGACGACGTCTGGTGCACGATCGGCGCGCACCCCCATCACGCCAAGGACCGGCCGGACATCACCGCCGACGAGCTGATCGAGATCGCGCGTCATCCCAAGGTCGTCGCGATCGGGGAGACCGGTCTGGACTTTCATTACGGGTACAGCCCGGCCGAGGCGCAGTTCGCCTCGCTTCGCGCGCATATCGAAGCGGCGCGCCGCACGGGGCTCCCCATCATTCTTCACTGCCGTGAAGCGGATCAGGAGATGGCTGGTCTCCTGGAAGAGGAGATGGGGAAGGGGGCGTACCGCCCGCTTCTGCATTGCTATACCGGAGGCGCGGAGCTGGCTCGCCGCGCAGCCGCGCTCGGCGCGTATTTCTCCGCCTCCGGCATCATCACGTTCAAGAAGGCCGAAGACGTCCGGGACGTGTTCCGCGACGTCGTGCCCGGCGACCGGGTGATCGTCGAGACCGATTGCCCGTATCTCGCGCCCGTGCCGCATCGCGGTCAGCGCAACGAACCCGCGTTCCTGCCGCATGTCGCCGCCAAGCTCGGCGAGCTCAAAGGCTGGACCGAGGACGAAACGGCTCAAAACACGACGCGCGCCGCGCTCTCGCTGTTTAATCGGATCGCGGCGGGGCGGTGA
- a CDS encoding MBL fold metallo-hydrolase: MNAGQSTRVLIDTSPDLRYQMLAAGAPALHGIAYTHTHADQAHGIDDVRALVYRRRERFFAAMSPATARTLKSRFGYIFETPKGSGYPPLLIAEELGSGETAEFDGPGGRLGVTLFDVEHGGAPCSGVRCGPIVYTPDVNGLDGAAWREIEGCGLWIVDALRERPHPSHAHLGMALDWLKRAAPQLGVLTNLHVDLDYRTLAETLPEGVRPAYDGLSVTVRAESGEIVAADPI; encoded by the coding sequence ATGAACGCCGGCCAATCGACCCGGGTCCTGATCGATACGAGCCCCGATCTCAGGTATCAGATGCTGGCCGCCGGCGCGCCGGCTCTGCACGGAATTGCGTATACCCACACGCACGCCGACCAGGCGCACGGCATCGACGATGTCCGCGCGCTCGTCTATCGCCGCCGCGAGCGGTTCTTCGCGGCGATGAGCCCGGCGACGGCCCGGACGCTGAAATCGCGCTTCGGGTATATCTTTGAAACGCCGAAAGGCTCGGGCTATCCGCCGCTTCTGATCGCCGAAGAGCTCGGCTCAGGCGAAACCGCCGAGTTCGACGGGCCGGGCGGCCGGCTGGGCGTCACGCTGTTTGATGTGGAGCATGGCGGCGCGCCGTGCTCTGGCGTGCGCTGCGGGCCGATCGTGTATACGCCGGACGTGAACGGGCTGGATGGGGCGGCCTGGCGCGAGATCGAGGGCTGCGGGCTCTGGATCGTGGATGCGCTACGCGAACGACCGCATCCCAGCCACGCCCATCTCGGCATGGCGCTCGACTGGCTGAAGCGCGCCGCGCCGCAGCTCGGCGTGCTCACAAATCTCCATGTCGATCTCGACTACCGCACGCTCGCCGAAACGCTGCCTGAGGGCGTCCGTCCGGCCTATGACGGGCTCTCGGTGACGGTGCGCGCCGAATCCGGAGAGATTGTCGCGGCGGACCCGATCTAG
- the mazG gene encoding nucleoside triphosphate pyrophosphohydrolase, with translation MTRLLAIMARLRDPNGGCPWDVEQDFATIAPYTIEEAYEVADAIRRGDMAELKVELGDLLFQVVFHAQMAEEEGHFAFEDVAEAIAEKMVRRHPHVFGAAEERTAESQTVAWEAQKAAERAEKADSDPSVLADVPLALPALMRAEKLMKRAARVGFDWPDIPSVFEKVDEELAELREAVDLGDPAHIREEVGDLLSTVVNVARKLGVDPEVALRDANAKFERRFREVEQRLEAKGSSVDVADLKAMEVEWNAAKAAERKG, from the coding sequence ATGACCCGGCTTCTGGCGATCATGGCGCGGCTGCGTGATCCGAACGGCGGCTGCCCGTGGGATGTCGAGCAGGATTTTGCGACGATCGCACCCTACACGATCGAGGAAGCCTACGAGGTCGCCGATGCGATCCGGCGCGGCGACATGGCAGAGCTGAAGGTCGAGCTCGGCGACCTGCTCTTCCAGGTCGTCTTTCATGCGCAGATGGCTGAGGAAGAAGGACACTTCGCCTTCGAAGACGTCGCCGAAGCCATCGCCGAGAAGATGGTGCGCCGCCACCCGCATGTTTTCGGCGCGGCTGAAGAGCGCACCGCGGAAAGCCAGACCGTCGCCTGGGAAGCGCAGAAAGCCGCAGAGCGCGCCGAAAAGGCCGATAGCGACCCGTCCGTGCTGGCCGACGTTCCCCTCGCCTTGCCCGCCCTGATGCGCGCCGAGAAGCTGATGAAGCGCGCCGCGCGGGTCGGCTTCGACTGGCCGGACATTCCCAGCGTGTTCGAGAAGGTGGATGAGGAACTCGCCGAGTTGCGCGAAGCGGTAGATCTCGGCGATCCCGCCCATATCCGGGAGGAAGTCGGCGATCTTCTGTCCACAGTGGTCAATGTCGCCCGCAAGCTGGGCGTCGACCCCGAAGTCGCGCTGCGCGACGCGAACGCGAAATTCGAGCGCCGGTTTCGCGAAGTCGAACAACGCCTTGAGGCTAAAGGTTCGAGCGTGGACGTGGCTGATCTCAAGGCCATGGAGGTCGAGTGGAACGCGGCCAAGGCCGCAGAGCGCAAGGGCTGA